The DNA segment GGAAGCGATGCGCAGCGGGGCGATTGATTTCCTGATCAAACCTTTTCCACTCACCGAACTGGAACAGAAAATCAGTGGGGTACTGATGGCTCAGTCCGGTGCTTTAAAAGTGAATCCTGCCATAGAGGATTTCATCGGAGAAAGCCTGGAAACAAAGACCCTGCTTTCTCTGTGCGGAAAATTTGCCAGGGCACCCAGTCCGGTGCTGTTGACAGGCGAATCCGGTACAGGTAAGGAAATCACGGCGAAGCTGATTCATAAACTGTCCGGCCGGACCGGTAAATTCCTGGCCGTCAACTGCGGAGCCCTGCCTGAAAATCTGCTGGAGTCTGAACTGTTCGGCTTCCGCAAAGGTGCTTTTACCGGCGCAATGCGGGATCATCAGGGTTTTTTCGTGGAAGCTGAAGATGGAACTCTGCTTCTGGACGAGATCGGGGAGATATCTCCCAGGATGCAGGTGGCGTTGCTGAGAGTGATTCAGGAGCATGAATTCCATCCACTGGGATCCGCTAAAAACCTCAAGTCCAATGCCAGGGTGATCACTTCCACCAACAGGAATCTGGAACAGATGACGAAAGAAGGCCGCTTCAGGGAAGATCTTTATTACAGGCTGAAAGTTTTGGAAATCGTGATCCCTCCGTTGCGCAAACGAAGAAGCGATGTGATGCCCCTGGCCGAGTATTTCCTGAATTCATTCTCAGTCAACTCCGGGAAAAATGTCCGGAAATTTTCCGATTCAGCTTTGTCGGCATTACAGACATATTCTTTCCCTGGAAATGTTCGTGAATTGAAAAACATGGTGGAGCGGGCGGTCTGGCTCTGCGAGGAGGGCGAGATCGGATTGCAGGACCTGGGGCTTTCCGGAACCGAGGGCAGGCTTGAAGACGACAATCGGCTTGAATTCAAAGACCGTGTCGAGAGTTACGAGCGTAACCTGATCAGGGATGCAATCGTAAAATTCGGCAACAACAAGACCCAGCTTTCGGAAAAGCTTGGCTTGAATCGGACAGCCCTGTTGTATAAACTGAAAAAATACGGACTGCTCCAGGAGGATTGATGTTGCAACCGATTCTGATTTACAATCTTTTTCCCAGACTGCTCGGTTATATTGAAAACTGGTCCGCTCACTCCAAACGAGCCGCGGAAATGGGATTCAATGTCATTTACGTAAATCCGATCCAGTACGCCGGGTTATCAGGCAGCCTCTATGCCATCAAGGAATATTACCAGTACAACCCGCTGTTTTTCCGCACTGCTGATGTCAGATCCCAGGAGGCTGAATTGAGGGCGTTTTTAAAGCAATGCCATGATCAGGGAGTGAGGGTACTCATCGATCTGGTGATCAACCATACCTCGATCGACAGTCCTCTGACAGTCGAGCACCCGGACTGGTACCATCACGAAAAGGACGGGAGCATTACCCATCCCGGTGCATACAAGGAAAAAGTAAAAATCGTGGAATGGGGGGATCTGGCCGAACTTGACAACCTCCATTCCCCTGACCGTAAGCACCTGTGGGAATACTGGCGCGATTTCGTGCTGCACCTTCTTAAACTCGGATTCGACGGCTTCCGCTGCGATGCTGCTTATCAGGTACCTTCCGGTCTCTGGGAATACCTGATCTCAGCCGCGAAATCCGAGAAACAGGATCTGATCTTCGTGGCAGAGACTCTCGGCTGCACCCCTGTCGAGGCGGCAAAGACAGCCCGGGCGGGGTTTGACTATATTTTCAACAGCTCCAAGTACTGGGATTTTGTGGAACCATGGTGCCTTGTGCAATACAACCGCTTCCGCAAATTCACGAGCACGATCAGCTTTCCGGAAAGCCATGATACTCCCAGGCTGTATCGTGAACTGTCGGGGAATGTGCAGGAGATCAAAAAAAAGTACCTCTTTGCCGCCACGTACAGCAGCGGATTGATGGTGCCGATCGGATTTGAATATGGTTTCAAGAATCAGCTGGATGTTGTTTCCACTACTCCATTCAACTGGGAAACCATGAATTTTGATTTTACCGGTTACATCCATTCGGTGAATTCACTCAAGCTTAAGTATCCCATCTTTCATCACGATTCCGAGCTGGTGGAAATCAAGAGCGAAGATCCTCAAGTTTACTGCTTTATGAAGCATTTCAAGAAGCAGCACGCCCTGATCGCGATCAATAAGAATCCGAACAATCATTCCAGGTTTTACATGCGCAATCTGTATGAAATCATGGATGCCAGGATTATCCAGGATGTTTCTCCTGAATGGGGCGGAGAACCGGTGCCGCCTGATTACGACTATTACCTGCGTCCGTCACAGGTCAAGGTGCTGGTGACTGAATCAAGATAAATATGCAGGGGCAGACCCTTGTGTCTGTCCTTGTTTTCCACGGCCGCGTCAGGAGTATTCATGGATCTGCTTAAAATCACAGGGGCGCGTGAGCACAATCTTAAGAACATCAGCCTGGAAATCCCGAAGAACAGGCTGATCGTTTTCACTGGTGTTTCTGGGTCAGGGAAATCATCCCTCGCTTTTGACACGATTTATGCGGAGGGGCAGCGGCGCTACATCGAGTCTCTCTCGGCTTATGCCAGGCAATTCTTAGGCAAGCTTGAGAAACCTGAAGTGGAATCCCTGGAAGGACTTGCTCCCGCGATTGCGATCGAGCAGAAAAAAGCCAGCAACAATCCCCGTTCCACAGTGGGAACGATCACCGAAGTCTATGATTTTCTAAGGGTCCTGTTCGCCCGGATCGGTGAACCGTATTGCCCTGACTGCAACATTCCGATCAAAGGGTATACGCTGGACGAGGTCGTGGAGCGGGTGCTGTCGCATCCTGAGGAAAAGGCAATTTTCCTGTCTCCTGTTGTGCGCGAACGCAAAGGCGAATACAGGAAACTCTTCGAAACGATTAAGCGTGACGGTTTTCTCAGGGCCAGAGTGAACGGGGAAATCATTAATCTGGAAGACGCGATCCCTGAACTGGACAAGAAGCGCAAGCATTCCATCGAGATCGTGATCGACAGGCTCAGGATCAGGGCCGATGACCGTGCCAGGATTGCAGAAGGAGTCGAACTGGCCCTTAAAAAAGGGCATGGCAATTTCATTTTGAGGCTTCCTGATAAAAGCGAAGAACTGCTGTTTTCCGAGCATCACAGCTGCCCTGAATGCGGCTTTTCCTTTCCTGAACTCAATCCACAGCTGTTTTCCTTCAATTCACCGCTCGGAATGTGCCAGCGCTGCCATGGACTCGCTTACATCAAAAAATTCGACGTGGAGAAAGCGATCGCAGATCCCGGTCTTTCTCTGCATGACGGCGCTCTGCGTTATTTCGGCAAGCTTAGGGACAAAAAGGATTCCTGGTACTATCGTCTGCTGTCGTCGCTGGCCGGGAAGATCGAATTTTCGATGGATACGCCATACAGGCAGCTTTCGGAAAAAGCCAGGCAGGCCATTTTTTACGGAGACCAGAAGGTGGAGATCACCTGGGGAAAGGGGAAAGAACGCACCACACTTCGTTACGAGGGCCTGGCCAATTCCATCTACAGGCTTTATCACGAGACAAGTTCCGAGGAAAATCGGGAATTCTACGACTCATTCCTGGAAGAGGAGATCTGTCCTGACTGCAGGGGAGCCAGGCTCCGCAAGGAAGCGCTGGCGATCAGGATCTGCGGGAAAAACATCCATGCTCTGACTGACCTTTCAATTGACAAGCTGCTTTCGTATTTCAGGGAGTTGAACCTGTCGGAAGAGAAAACCAGGATCGCCCAGGTGATACTCAGGGAGATTACCGGCCGGTTGTCGTTTCTGACAAATGTCGGCCTGAATTATCTCACCCTGTCCAGGCGTGCACCGTCACTGTCGGGTGGCGAAGCCCAGCGGATCAGACTGGCCAGCCAGATCGGATCAGGCCTGACCGGAGTGATTTATGTGCTGGACGAACCAAGCATCGGACTGCACCAGAAAGACAATAAAATGCTGCTTGACACTCTGAAGAAACTGCGTGATCTCGGCAACACTGTGATCGTGGTGGAACATGACGAAGAGACGATGCGTGAGTCGGATTTTCTAGTGGATTTCGGCCCGGGTGCCGGTGAACTGGGCGGTTATATTGTGGCTGCCGGGACACCCGAAGATGTCATAGGTGTAGAAAAATCCGTCACAGCAAAGTATCTGAGGGGGGATCTGAAAATCGAGTCCGGATCTGGAAAAGATCTCAGTTTCAAGAGAGGTTTTCTTTCTTTTACGGGCGCAGCGGAGCACAATCTTAAGAACATCGATGTCCGCTTTCCGCTGGGAAAGATATCGGTAATCACTGGAGTTTCCGGGTCAGGCAAAAGTACTCTGCTTTACGAGATTATCTATAAAGGACTGAAACGCAAAATATCCGGCACAGGCGAAAAGCCGGGCAGATTCAAGCAAATTACCGGGAGCAGCGGCATCCAGAAGATTTTGAACATCGACCAGGACCCGATCGGACGCACACCGCGCTCCAATCCCATCATCTATACCGGCGGCTTTACAGGGATCAGGGATATTTTTGCCTCTCTGCCTGAATCCAAAAAAAGAGGATACGGACCAGGCAGATTCAGCTTCAATGTCCGCGGCGGACGCTGTGAGGCCTGCCAGGGGGGCGGACGCAAACGGATCGAACTTCTGTTCCTGCCTGATGTCTATGTTACCTGTGAAGTCTGCAAGGGACGTCGTTTCAACAGCGAGACCCTGGCCGTATCCTTCAAAGGGAAAAACATCAGTGAAATCCTGGAAATGTCAGTGGACGAGGCCTGGGAACTTTTCCAGCCCTTCCCTAATGTAAGGCGCTATCTGGAAACGCTGCGGGAAGTGGGACTCGGTTACATAAGACTGGGTCAACCGGCAACCACCCTTTCGGGCGGTGAAGCCCAGCGCATCAAGCTGGCCCGTGAATTGACCAAAGTTTCCCGCGGTGATACCATTTATCTGCTGGATGAGCCGACCACAGGCCTGCATTTCGCCGATGTAGACAAGCTGATTAAAGTGCTTCAGAAACTTTCGGAAAAAGGCAACACCCTGATCATCATCGAACACAACCTGGACGTGATCAAAGTGGCCGACTACATTCTCGATCTTGGTCCTGAAGGCGGCGAGGCGGGAGGACAGGTTGTTTTCAACGGTCCGCTGCCAGGCATACTCTCGGAAAAAAAGTCCTTCACCGGGCAATTTCTGGAACGGCATTTGAGGAGAGAAAAATGAATCAAAACGATTCTGTCAAAGCTTATCTTTCCGGTAAAGTCCAGCGTGATGAATTGCGCAGCATTCCAGAACAGGAACTGATCCGGATCCTGATCGGCCATTTTACTGATCCGGACTGGGAAATCAGAAAAAAATCAGCTGAGACACTGTCAGGATTTTCGACGAACGAGATCTTCGCAGCCCTTAAAGATTCATTGAATCTGAATCACCTGGACCATGCTTTCTGGTCTTTGAGAGTTTCCAGGTATCTCCTGAATCCACAAGCTCTGGCACTAGTGTCGGAATACCTGAAAAGCCCTGATAAGAACATACGCATCTATGCCCTGGATACCCTGGAGGAACTTCAGGTCCCGGAGCGAATTCCACTGCTAATTGACCTTTTGGGAGACCCGAAATGGTCTGTGCGGAAAAAATCTGCGGATATCATTGTGAAGATTCCGGAAGCCGCGAAACTGCTGGTCAAGAACTTCCGCCATTCCAATGAAGACAAGTCATACTGGATCATCAGGATACTGGGGAAGCTCCTGGCTGAGCGCGAACTGGACCTGCTCCTCAAATTTTTAAAAAGCAAGAAGCATAAGGAGAGATATTTCGCAATCATGGCGCTGGGCGAGCGGAAATCAGTCAAATCCATCCCTGAACTGATCCATTGCCTGTCCGACGATCTCTGGGTGATCCGCAAGCAGGCTGCCGAAGTCCTTGAACATTTCGGGCAGGAGGCTGTGCCCTTCCTGGAGAACGAGCTGGTCAAGACCTCTCATAATGACATCACATACTGGTGCTCCCAGATTCTGGCCAGGATCGGGCAGCAGGAGATACTGCCTTTTTTCAGCGAATTATACGATAAATCCAGCGATGACGTAGATCTGCGCAACTATCTCGTGATGGCGCTGAATCGCATAGATTCCGAGAAAATATTTTCTCTGCTGATCCGCGCCTTTGACGACAACTACTGGCTGATCCGGAAACAGGCTTATGAAATAGCAGTCAGCAAGGGGCAGCTGGCGATCGCGCCGCTCGTTTTAAGCCTTGACAAAGCTCTCCGCGATGACAATGAAAACATCTGCCACTGGAGCATCAAGGTGCTGTTGAAACTCAAGGGGCTGGCACTGGAACCGATCAAGCGTTTCATGAAGGGCGACAATCTCAGCATCAAAACACTGATCATGATGCTGTTCTATGAATTCCGCGATCCTGCTACTTTTGAGATCCTGAATGAGGCTCTGGAGGACGGAAACTGGGCGATCCGCAACCAGGCGGCCCGTACTCTGGTAGAAATCGGGGGAATCGTGCTCAGAAAACTGGCTGAGGATTTTTCCAGGCATACTCCACCGATAGCCTCGGATCGCTGTTACTGGTGCAAAAAAATATTTATGGAATCCAGTGAAGAGGGCAAAAAAATCTATCAGAATCTTCTGCTTCAGTTCAATGTGGATGACTTGATGAAACTGGCAAAAGACGTCACCTACGATGGAAAC comes from the Candidatus Wallbacteria bacterium genome and includes:
- a CDS encoding sigma-54 dependent transcriptional regulator, with the translated sequence MSEYRILIVDDEENLRRAIRYGLSGRRFSVLEAASGRQALEVLEKEQVDLIVSDLKMPEMDGLSLLSACHEKHFQIPFIILTAFGTVETAVEAMRSGAIDFLIKPFPLTELEQKISGVLMAQSGALKVNPAIEDFIGESLETKTLLSLCGKFARAPSPVLLTGESGTGKEITAKLIHKLSGRTGKFLAVNCGALPENLLESELFGFRKGAFTGAMRDHQGFFVEAEDGTLLLDEIGEISPRMQVALLRVIQEHEFHPLGSAKNLKSNARVITSTNRNLEQMTKEGRFREDLYYRLKVLEIVIPPLRKRRSDVMPLAEYFLNSFSVNSGKNVRKFSDSALSALQTYSFPGNVRELKNMVERAVWLCEEGEIGLQDLGLSGTEGRLEDDNRLEFKDRVESYERNLIRDAIVKFGNNKTQLSEKLGLNRTALLYKLKKYGLLQED
- a CDS encoding alpha-amylase family glycosyl hydrolase; translation: MLQPILIYNLFPRLLGYIENWSAHSKRAAEMGFNVIYVNPIQYAGLSGSLYAIKEYYQYNPLFFRTADVRSQEAELRAFLKQCHDQGVRVLIDLVINHTSIDSPLTVEHPDWYHHEKDGSITHPGAYKEKVKIVEWGDLAELDNLHSPDRKHLWEYWRDFVLHLLKLGFDGFRCDAAYQVPSGLWEYLISAAKSEKQDLIFVAETLGCTPVEAAKTARAGFDYIFNSSKYWDFVEPWCLVQYNRFRKFTSTISFPESHDTPRLYRELSGNVQEIKKKYLFAATYSSGLMVPIGFEYGFKNQLDVVSTTPFNWETMNFDFTGYIHSVNSLKLKYPIFHHDSELVEIKSEDPQVYCFMKHFKKQHALIAINKNPNNHSRFYMRNLYEIMDARIIQDVSPEWGGEPVPPDYDYYLRPSQVKVLVTESR
- the uvrA gene encoding excinuclease ABC subunit UvrA is translated as MDLLKITGAREHNLKNISLEIPKNRLIVFTGVSGSGKSSLAFDTIYAEGQRRYIESLSAYARQFLGKLEKPEVESLEGLAPAIAIEQKKASNNPRSTVGTITEVYDFLRVLFARIGEPYCPDCNIPIKGYTLDEVVERVLSHPEEKAIFLSPVVRERKGEYRKLFETIKRDGFLRARVNGEIINLEDAIPELDKKRKHSIEIVIDRLRIRADDRARIAEGVELALKKGHGNFILRLPDKSEELLFSEHHSCPECGFSFPELNPQLFSFNSPLGMCQRCHGLAYIKKFDVEKAIADPGLSLHDGALRYFGKLRDKKDSWYYRLLSSLAGKIEFSMDTPYRQLSEKARQAIFYGDQKVEITWGKGKERTTLRYEGLANSIYRLYHETSSEENREFYDSFLEEEICPDCRGARLRKEALAIRICGKNIHALTDLSIDKLLSYFRELNLSEEKTRIAQVILREITGRLSFLTNVGLNYLTLSRRAPSLSGGEAQRIRLASQIGSGLTGVIYVLDEPSIGLHQKDNKMLLDTLKKLRDLGNTVIVVEHDEETMRESDFLVDFGPGAGELGGYIVAAGTPEDVIGVEKSVTAKYLRGDLKIESGSGKDLSFKRGFLSFTGAAEHNLKNIDVRFPLGKISVITGVSGSGKSTLLYEIIYKGLKRKISGTGEKPGRFKQITGSSGIQKILNIDQDPIGRTPRSNPIIYTGGFTGIRDIFASLPESKKRGYGPGRFSFNVRGGRCEACQGGGRKRIELLFLPDVYVTCEVCKGRRFNSETLAVSFKGKNISEILEMSVDEAWELFQPFPNVRRYLETLREVGLGYIRLGQPATTLSGGEAQRIKLARELTKVSRGDTIYLLDEPTTGLHFADVDKLIKVLQKLSEKGNTLIIIEHNLDVIKVADYILDLGPEGGEAGGQVVFNGPLPGILSEKKSFTGQFLERHLRREK